One window of Papaver somniferum cultivar HN1 chromosome 9, ASM357369v1, whole genome shotgun sequence genomic DNA carries:
- the LOC113310819 gene encoding splicing factor U2af small subunit B-like, with protein sequence MAEHLAAIFGTEKDRVNCPFYFKIGACRHGDRCSRLHTRPSISPTILLSNMYQRPDMIAPGATMDPSAQDPRRIQQHFDDFYEDLFDELSKYGEIESLNICDNLADHMVGNVYVQFREEEHASNALKNLTGRFYAGRPIIVDFSPVTDFREATCRQYEENTCNRGGYCNFMHLKKISRELRRQLFSRYRSRRSRSRSRSRSPYRRRSYEERSHGGRDHDRRSSDRGSRRTRSRSPGRRRGQSRSPDRRRNRSPVREREGSAERRAKIEQWNREKEQVVSANENSNTTTGITHNDSNGNGEHYYEQQQPQRGGHGSYEYDH encoded by the exons ATGGCGGAACATCTAGCTGCAATCTTTGGTACAGAAAAAGACAGAGTGAATTGTCCATTTTATTTCAAAATCGGTGCTTGTAGACATGGAGATCGTTGTTCAAGGCTTCATACCAGGCCTTCTATTAGTCCTACGATTCTCCTCTCTAATATGTATCAAAGACCTGATATGATCGCTCCTGGTGCTACTATGGATCCTTCTGCTCAGGATCCTCGTCGTATTCAACAACACTTTGAT GATTTTTATGAAGATTTGTTCGATGAGCTGAGCAAGTATGGAGAGATTGAAAGTCTTAATATCTGTGACAATTTGGCTGATCATATGGTGGGGAATGTTTATGTTCAATTTAGAGAGGAAGAACATGCTTCTAATGCACTTAAGAATTTGACTGGAAGGTTCTATGCAG GGCGTCCTATTATTGTTGATTTCTCCCCTGTGACGGATTTTCGTGAAGCTACCTGTAGGCAGTATGAAGAGAATACCTGTAATCGTGGAGGATATTGCAACTTTATGCATTTGAAGAAGATTAGCAG GGAGTTGAGGAGGCAATTATTTAGTAGGTATCGTTCAAGGCGTAGCCGCAGTAGAAGCAGAAGCCGTAGTCCTTACAGGCGTCGGAGTTATGAAGAGCGATCACATGGTGGTCGTGATCATGATAGAAGGTCTAGTGACCGGGGTAGTAGGAGGACTAGGAGCAGAAGTCCTGGAAGGAGAAGGGGACAAAGTAGGAGTCCTGACAGGAGGAGGAACAGGAGCCCTGTTAGGGAAAGGGAAGGTAGTGCAGAGAGGAGGGCCAAAATTGAGCAGTGGAATAGGGAAAAGGAACAAGTAGTATCTGCTAATGAGAACAGTAATACTACTACTGGCATCACTCACAATGACAGCAATGGGAATGGAGAGCATTACTATGAGCAGCAACAACCACAGCGAGGAGGACATGGATCATATGAATATGATCACTAA